A region of Leptospiraceae bacterium DNA encodes the following proteins:
- a CDS encoding FAD-dependent oxidoreductase produces MKKKIIILGGGYAGISAAIVLSRYKQFEVLLIDQSEYFIDKIRLQTTLYSFEGLNSIRKPFHYIAQQYGFQYTQACSDLKQESILKAIDFKVLETDKGEQEFDYLVICTGAKASTNNMESNSFYDLERLLQTELSSELRFHISRKKNPVLKLAFIGGGATSLQLLFDVYRYLRRVYDNYEMYLYDMGQSLLPYLPPEFHSYIERKLRNYRISYYPAHRFLSYNGTEIQVRNMSDDKVASLNPDMLFYFPGVKANPGKTYCTKEGMLYSPEKLPISYIYSAGDCSEYEGRGLNALSAQAAVRKGRLIAKNIVNHSSKRNLDEYKHQELGYFISLGKGDAIGWLLNRDNLVKGHTAFLMKETIELQFSLFLSGLDSYLEL; encoded by the coding sequence GTGAAAAAGAAAATAATAATATTAGGAGGAGGATATGCAGGAATTTCAGCTGCTATTGTTCTTTCCCGATATAAACAATTTGAAGTACTTTTAATTGATCAATCTGAATATTTTATAGATAAAATTAGACTTCAAACAACACTGTATTCTTTTGAGGGTTTGAACAGTATAAGGAAGCCTTTTCATTATATAGCTCAACAATATGGGTTTCAGTATACTCAAGCCTGCTCAGACTTAAAACAGGAAAGTATTTTGAAAGCCATTGATTTTAAAGTATTAGAGACGGATAAGGGAGAACAAGAATTTGATTATCTTGTTATTTGTACGGGGGCAAAGGCTTCCACAAATAATATGGAATCTAATTCATTTTACGATCTGGAAAGATTATTACAGACCGAACTTAGTTCCGAGTTAAGATTTCATATTTCAAGAAAAAAAAATCCGGTATTAAAGCTTGCTTTTATTGGAGGGGGAGCTACAAGTTTACAATTACTCTTTGATGTTTATCGATACCTTAGAAGAGTATATGATAATTATGAGATGTATCTATATGATATGGGTCAATCCTTATTACCTTATTTACCTCCAGAATTTCATTCTTATATAGAAAGAAAACTACGAAATTATAGAATTTCTTACTATCCGGCACATCGCTTTTTATCATATAATGGAACAGAAATTCAGGTAAGAAATATGAGTGATGATAAAGTAGCTTCGTTAAACCCTGATATGCTATTTTATTTCCCGGGTGTAAAAGCCAATCCAGGTAAAACATATTGTACAAAAGAAGGAATGTTATATTCTCCTGAAAAATTACCTATATCCTACATTTATTCTGCCGGTGATTGTTCAGAATATGAAGGGAGGGGTTTGAATGCCTTAAGTGCGCAGGCAGCAGTAAGAAAAGGTCGCTTGATTGCAAAAAATATAGTGAATCATTCAAGTAAAAGAAATCTTGATGAATATAAACATCAAGAGTTAGGTTACTTTATCAGTCTGGGTAAAGGGGATGCCATAGGTTGGTTATTGAACCGAGATAATCTTGTAAAAGGACATACTGCATTTCTTATGAAAGAAACTATAGAATTACAGTTTTCCTTATTTTTATCAGGACTGGATTCCTATTTGGAATTGTGA
- a CDS encoding CoA transferase, which translates to MKDAPLKGIKVVDLSLLLPGPLCSMYLGDMGAEVIKIENPRAFDGTRVMFTGKEGTPYLYLMLNRNKKAISLNLKKKEGIDLLCKILEDADVLLEGFRPGALAGMGLPYEELQKKFPRLIYCAISGYGDSGPYRDFAGHDANYLALSGLLDLTGEKDGAPSLLGFQLADIGGGSLIALSSILAALYYREKTGRGQKIDVSMMEASLQYQSLYLGIYLSTGKVPERGAELLNGKLPNYSIYPVKSGRYVVLAALEERFFRVFLRQAGMEEEFKKWELIEENFEKMKDRLLSYFAGKTLEELEPIFMHSDCCLSPIKNLQEVLKDKHLIERDMFFKMKHPKYGELKQLSSPFRFSETPCSYHTIPPEHGEHNEKVYMSIGLSNEEIQDYKNKRII; encoded by the coding sequence ATGAAAGATGCACCTCTAAAGGGTATAAAAGTAGTTGATTTAAGTTTGTTATTACCGGGTCCCTTATGCAGTATGTATTTGGGAGATATGGGAGCAGAGGTGATAAAGATCGAAAATCCACGAGCTTTTGATGGAACAAGAGTGATGTTTACCGGTAAAGAAGGGACACCTTATTTATATTTAATGCTAAATCGAAATAAGAAGGCTATTAGCTTGAATTTAAAAAAGAAAGAAGGAATAGATCTCTTATGCAAAATATTAGAGGATGCTGATGTATTATTAGAAGGTTTCCGACCGGGAGCACTTGCGGGTATGGGTCTTCCTTATGAAGAGCTACAAAAGAAATTTCCGCGTCTAATTTATTGTGCTATTTCCGGTTATGGAGATTCCGGGCCTTATAGAGATTTTGCAGGGCATGATGCAAATTATTTGGCTTTATCCGGGCTATTGGATTTAACAGGCGAAAAAGACGGAGCTCCTTCTTTATTGGGTTTTCAACTTGCAGATATTGGAGGAGGTAGTCTGATTGCGCTTTCTTCGATACTTGCAGCTCTATACTATAGAGAGAAAACAGGAAGAGGACAGAAGATTGATGTGTCTATGATGGAGGCAAGCTTACAATATCAATCATTGTATTTAGGGATATATTTATCAACAGGGAAAGTTCCAGAGAGAGGAGCTGAATTACTAAATGGTAAATTACCAAATTACTCGATTTATCCTGTAAAATCCGGTCGTTATGTAGTGCTGGCTGCACTTGAGGAAAGATTCTTTCGTGTATTTTTGCGACAGGCCGGTATGGAAGAGGAATTTAAAAAATGGGAATTGATTGAGGAGAATTTTGAAAAAATGAAAGATAGATTACTTTCCTATTTTGCCGGAAAAACCCTGGAAGAACTTGAACCTATTTTTATGCATTCCGATTGTTGTTTAAGTCCAATAAAAAATTTACAGGAGGTCTTAAAAGATAAACACCTTATTGAAAGAGATATGTTTTTCAAAATGAAGCATCCTAAATATGGTGAATTGAAGCAACTTTCTTCTCCATTTCGTTTTTCTGAAACTCCCTGTTCTTATCATACAATTCCTCCGGAACATGGAGAGCATAACGAAAAAGTATATATGAGTATCGGTTTAAGTAATGAGGAAATTCAAGATTATAAAAATAAAAGGATTATATAG